A region of the Silene latifolia isolate original U9 population chromosome 9, ASM4854445v1, whole genome shotgun sequence genome:
CAGAAGTGGTTTCCTTGCAACCagtttacaacgggttgtatgatgatcatcgaGCTCTACTTGATTcttcagctaatgggagattaCAGGACAATACCAACGATGATAATgcatggaagttgattgatcataTAGCTACTCACACTGGTGTGCTGTAACCCCAGAGGCAGTAAGAGAGAGGGTGGATCGGCTAATGTTGTCGCGGCATAGCTGGAGGCCTTAACTGCTCAAATATCCGAATTATAGACATCTCAGTCTTTGGAAAAGCATCAAAAGGTTCATGccatggttcaacaagaagtgtcctaTGAAAGATGTGGGATTGATGGCCACAATGCGGTCAAATGTATGAGTACAATTGAATAGGTTCATGCTTTTCAGTCATTTAAGCAAGGTACACCTTATTCTAACTTATTTCCTGAAAGAGGACAAAATGTATTCAAACAACCCCACAACAGAATGCCTTTATTATTCCTCagaatcgtggtaatcaaccacaagggaattttgttcgacaaaatcaaggaggttttcagcAGATGCAACCTCCTCAATAAGCTCCTAGTAATGATATGGCAGAGATGAAAGCTTTGTTGCAACAGAGTTTGCTAattcaacaaaagcaaacggctcaaatttatgAACTTATAGCTCATAAAAAGAGGTTGGACACTCAAGTTGCTCAATTGGCGGTTCAAAATCCCTCAAAGCAGCCCGgcaatcttcctcctcaaggtaaacaagcacatgaacaagttaatgctatttCACTGAGGAGCGGTACTACTTATCAAAGTCCGGAGATGCCCAATGATGAAGATGAAGTCCcttatatgcatcctaagggattagGTAATCTGGAGCTAAGTGATGATGAGACGGAAAATTTCAAGGAGAAAACACGAGGCAAGAAAAATGATGAAACAGCGAGGAAACcgctgtttactcgatcgagtggtcagggactcgatcgagtataatgcCCAGATGTTGTTGATCCTCGTGTTTTAGCTATGGCATTGGAAAaaaatagggtactcgatcgagtgaccccaagACTAGATTGAGTAACCACCCCCCCCCGAGTGGAGGTGATGTTTCGAAAAACCAAGAAAAAGTAAAAGAAGCCGAGCCgattaaaattcaactaccttttccacaCCGACAACAAAAATCTAAGCTTGAACAAAAGTTCgggaggttcatggaggtagtgaGGAATCTTCAAGTAAGTGTGCCGTTTACTGAACTGGTAACTCAAGTACCGGCGTATGCTACGTTTTTGAAGGAGATCTTATtaaagaagcggtcttttgatgaagttgagATGGTGGCATTCACTCAGGATTGCGCAACCGCATTGtaagctaactcaccaccaaagttaaaggatccagggagtttttctattccttgtcatattggtagtatagcCATAGATAAAGCCCTTTGCGATTTaaggggctagtgttagtgtcatgccgtattctgtttgTCAAAacttaaatatgggtcaactacGTGTTACTAACATGACCTTTTAAATGGCTGATAGATCTCTTAAACGCCctctaggtgtcttagaagatgtgccaGTTAGAGTAGGGAAATATTTTATTCCAGATAATTTTATTGTAATAGATATGGCTGAAGACTCCCAAGTACCTATTAATCTttgtagaccgttccttcacactgcgggagcactcatagatgttagggatggtagtcTGACACTAAGGGTTGGGGATCATACTATTAAATTTGTTTTTGATAACGCTTTAAATCATTCCCATTCAGTAGCTTCATGTTATATGCTTAATGTTGTTGATCTCCCTATTAATGATTGCCCTGCTTATTGTTTAAACATGAATTCCTGGAGTGAGGAGGTTGATAAGATAGAGAGGTGGATTTATGGAGATGAGCCTCATCCTGAGCCGGTTTATAGCTTTGATGAAGATGTTAATTTGCAAGCTGAGCTGGATGCCTTGGAGGCCGAGATGTTTCGAGAGGAACCCGCCAAAGTTTTTGAGGAAGCTCCTATGATGGATGAAGCACCTCATCTTCTTCCTATAGATGATTACTTGAAAAGCAAAGAGCATACTTGCTCATATTTATATTAGATTCTGAGTTTGATGAGCCGGAACTTTATTCGTTGCTTATTTCATTTGCCTGTACTTTTTATTGGTGCTATTTATGtctgtgtgtagcacatgcattactttttgatttacttttgcgcgctttaagttgtattgattgttCCTTGAATGGCATTTGTTTTTAAGGGCAAGAATTGCTCGCCaggtgtgtactcgatcgagtattgctgaactcgatcgagtgtcgtggATCTTGGCACTGGAACGTAGCCAGATGATGATGGATTTGCGCGGTTGGTcattttcccctatttttgcagctggtttgggggaactccTAAGCTTTTACTCGGTATTCTCTTTCCTTGTATccacttttattgtattatctctagttatttcccattccttttgttagatgtgtcctttaggttgctggtggtttgttgtgtgattgttatgctgtaggcgtcacaatgaggacactgtgacatctAGGTTTGAGGGAGGagtctttatttatgttgtgtgatttaatTTCTGTTGTGTGTTGttaattatgttgtgtgcatttaaaacaaaaatccttcaaattaaaaacaaaattcaaaatacaaaaacatgtttttcctttattttaggtcgagttttggtgaattaaataacagtcatgttaaattgcattgtttttgcatttgaatctcaaatagttgtccatgtacattattTTGACTAGTTATTCATGAAAATAAAGCTCAAACCCGAGTCTTGACCATAACgacatgccttatgctaattagatttaaaaaaaattatgttggtaaactacttaaattctgaggtctagagagtttcctaggccaggaacatcaataaactggtctcgtTGTTATTTAGGCTTGAGTGcggttctccttgtggaatatgtaatatcaaactgcataagtatGACATTAGTTTCATAATTTTTACGCGTTCATATGATGACGTACATGAGGATAGgtggttcttaccgttcaaataagccttacattaccttttgtttagcccgcttgaacccttgtagccgttTTGTATCCTACTTTTAATAGCTACAATCCTAAAAgttgcctaccttatcgggatagccgcagttgcttgtttatcatgtctattttgctactatggttgggattgggactattattgtcatttgtgggtgtagtagaattatttagcaattgtgttgtattccttatgttgaaaaaagaaagaaaatataaagcaaaagaaaaagaaagagaaaagaaaagaaaagaaattcgaaaaagaataaaagaagaaaaatatatgCTTCATTGTCATTTGTTAAGGGAGTAGAAGGTTGgttactagagtctaatgcattaTTGGAGAGTAGTTCTTTTGACTCTCatgtgttgtcaaagttgagataattTCTGTACTTGGGATAATTTATGCTTATTGTCATAGATTTGGattttggtttagcgctgcgactaccgtcttagcctcacatatctaTACGTGCCTTGGCACAAACAACTATTATACCCTTTGCCCATTTGCCACCTTATTGTctttgatacatgtacttttatctatgttgtgaatgcgtattagttggagaaatttctatcacattagattgcatgcatgtttcataagtctaGTGAGTGTTCTACTTCTTTccatcttcacatataactcacccttacatacttatgagtgcatgagtgaaatccgcgagaatccgactaatttctcttgcaagatcgaaaggtatttggcatttgtctatagtacggagacatgagacttgagctgcattttctattacccgtgcctttaaattttttttattggTACACCTTGGTTAttgctttgttatagatatggatagcttgggatttgtatatgcatgaacattagctctgagttatttattcgccatttgtatgattgccttttgtattgtgtgatgctttgcttggggaaaagcaaagagatggtttggggagtttaatgagtcatatttatatacatttatatgcctcctcttagttacttttgatatggttttcgtgctaaattacaTTGTTTATATGCCATTTATATTAGAATGTTGTGTCTTCCGCTTTTTGacgtttaatgcaggaatgatgcatttatggagaaaaaggaatgaaatgagcaccgcagagtgggcatgaaggaatacgcGGAGCATGACACGGGAAtctaaaagaataaaggaatagaagtgaagaagacaacacgaagaaaagagccgAAACAGGAGAGTACTCGAACAAGTCTgagtacactcgatcgagtgggtgtgtactcgatcgagtgcacctatactcgattgagtatacATCATGCTGGAAGTTTCTGCGCAATTTCCTTAAGTCAGTTTatctttattataaatacctaattCACGTCATAATTAGTACCTACGCTTGTTTCCGCCTAGAACTCTCTTAAAAACCCTTATAGTTTAGTTTTATTAATATTGTTTCGGATCTAAACACTCTTTAATTACGGTACTTACTAATCTTTCGTTGATTATTATTAATTCAAGTTCTAGTTTATTCAATTGTTCTTTTCTTCATCTTGTTATGCCTTTAATTATGTTGTTcatcaatcttattgttgttattccctttatcatgagtagctaatcttttAATatagggtgaatggggatctaggttgttagaaggggattatattaatgaattgatagttaaaatagCTTCTTTGTTGTTGTTCAGTTATTGTCTAGAATCCAGTTAATTAGTTTCtgcaagattgattaattagtattgcaaactaggattttcaccgaccgggttaagactagtaaagGCTACAATAACTGAATAGACtgacttaatgatagcgaccgcatgttaagtttagatctaaagggcatattagaatcgaccgatcatatgaccttaaacaacataaattgctctatcaatgaattaaatcacacccCGGATAACTACTTAGTGAACCtaatccctagaccttttaatattattgaattcatcttttttacttttattgcaattagtttatagaaatcaaacaaacaccctTTAAAAAATTGTTTCCTTAAGACGGACTTAAATATTAACAAATCAGAATAATTAACTCGACACCCTGTGGATTCAACCCTTCTTACCACTAGCTACCTGTTAGTATTAATTTAggatttactttgattaaggtgatacgactttacccttatcaatttTTTTGTCCATTTAGGTTTTATGCCACTGGAACAGATAATAGGGAGTTCATTATGATTACGTCAATGAATTTGACTCACAAATGCTCATTTAAAGGTGTCAATAGTAAGGTTTCTTCTGAGTATTTAGCTGAGAAGTACTTTGAGGAGTGGAGGGAAAACCCTGGTTGGGAATTGGATAAGTTTGTGAAAAATATTGCAAAAACTTTGGGGGTCAAAATCAGTTATCACCAGGCTTGGTCAACTAGAGTTAGGGCCAGATTCATGATAAATGGTGATGGTGCTGAAGAATATGGTAGGTTGTGGGAATATGCTAATGCATTGAGGACGTATAATCCAGGTTCCACAGTTATTGTTGTTGTGGATAATGTGGAAAATCCACCCCTTATCTTTAAGAGAATGTATGTGTGCTTTAAGGCTTGCAAAGTTGGATTCTTGGCTGGTTGTAGGCCTTTGATTGGGGTTGATGGTTGCCATCTTAAGGGCTCATACCCAGGAATGATTTTATTTGCTGTGAGTATGGATGCTAACAATAACATATATCATGTGGCATGGGCTGTGGTAGAGGTAGAAAATAACCAAAGTCGGACTTGGTTTTTGACCCTACTCATGGAAAATCTGGAGAAAGTTGATGGTGAAGGATTGACTATTATGTAAGACAGGCAAAAGGTATGTCCCTCATTCTTATATATCCTATACTTTTTCATGTTATTAGCAACTGATACACTTTAACATTTGAACTTATACATTTTATTTGGTGAACAAGGTTTATTGGAGGCTTTGAATAGGGTCACTCCAAAGGCTGAAATTAGATTTTATGTGAGGCATATATGGGCTAATTTTAAGCTTCAGTGGCCTGGTGGATTTTTCAAGGAGTCATTCTGGAAGACAGCAAGAACTACTTCATTGGTTGAGTTTAAAAGGGAGTTAGCTGGAATCAAGTACCTGAATGCTGATGCATATACATACCTGAATGCAATACCACCCAAGCACTAGTCACGACATGCGTGCATTCCCAAGAACCAGCAAGTCCAATCTGTTATTGAATAACATGTATGAGTCCTTTAATGCAGTCTTAAAACCTGCAAGAGATAAGCCTATCATCATTCTAATAAAATGGATAAGAAGATATGTCATGAAGAGACATTATGAGAAAAGGATGGGAATTCAAACCTATGTGGATAGATTGATGCCATTTGTGACAAAGTATTTGAAGTGGGTGGAAAATGAAACAAGATTCTTCTTCTCAATTCCCTCTTTCAGTGGTGAGTTTGAGGTTGATCATAAAGGGAGCAGAAGGTTGTGAACTGGCTTTAAAAACATGTACTTGTAAGAGTTGGCAACTAACAGGCATTCCATGTCCACATGCAACGTTTTGTATAAAAGAGCAAAGAGACGAGGTCATTGACCATGTTGATGAGTTTTATACCAAAGAGACATATCTCAAAGCCTTTCAGCACCCTATAGCAGCCATGCCTGGCTATGAAGACTGGGAGAAAGTTGACCTCACACCCCCTGCACCACCACTATATAAGAAGCTACCTGAAAGGCCTAAACTAAAAAAGAGGAGAAGAGAAGCACGGGAATGGAGCAGTGGACAAACCAAGAGGCTAAAGCAGACTAAGACATGTAGCAAATATGGAATGAATGGCCAAAACATGAAGACCCGTAAGAATCCTCCCATGACAATAGTGAAGGAGAAGGTAGCAGTCACAAGAGGAAAGAGTAAATCAGCTTGGAGTGCTAAGGTGAGAGAGGGGGTGGTAAGAAGGAAGGACAAGAAGGCACATGATGCTGCAGTGGTGCTGTAAcatccccttcttacccggccaaggtaattgggagatgttactatctcggtttcccgaggcggtgaaatcggagttgtaattaagaaataattaacataattaaaggatttagtggattacataaccataatgaataaaataaataacgatacaactcatgactactatactaTTCTAATGAGATGACACCTGGCTCCAAGTCCAAAGCTCGTCCCACCTCCCACGTGACACcaactcaacctgctccccatatgatcgaaaatatcatacggatcgacacaagccaccctggaaataggtgacaattacacagacacacaacacgtctATTTCAATACTTTAATATGAGATACAACATAGTaaataaatatgcaacatgccaagATTTAAATGAGATATAAATACCATGTcgataccgggacacgcctagacatacCCATAATCatcggtgccagggacacgcccacgacaccacatctCACCAAAAGGTatcgggacatgcccagacgtaccaGGTCCGTAAGCCAACCGGATCTCCTGCCAAACATCGTGTCTCACCCACacaagtgtaacaccccgtacaccaaggtgccttaccgaGGACCACCCccgtgtatgaaggtgttaccatctcggttgcccgaggtagtagatcaaataaacaataaaagaacatttattaaaataatttaaGTCTTTACAACATAGGACAGCGTAGCAAAATACAACGTGACAGCTATGATAACTAATAGGCGTATGTGTCATGGACATCTActccggtagcgtggtgactAGATTTCCTTCCAAGCCCGCAAGCAACTAAACCAACTGCACACgttaaaccaactgctcaccatccccaaatggatcaccaaggTTTTGAAAACACAAGACGGGGTCAGTTTACTGTAAAGCAAAACAAGATAAGTACAAaaggcaaccagctgatcatcatccacctccaaactcccgatctcacatagtaaccgactacacaccaaagtgtgtagccctgccagattacccatcgcaacaggtaatcctcaccgccagtgggggaccgcagtcaatccttacctaagccccgctcatcagcgagcgataaccctgttcattaatgtgcacatcaccttatgtggcgggttccacagagggcgaaactagggcgtgaagccactcccgcaagtgactccactcaacaaccatcacaacaagCACACCAACTCGAACGCTCCAACAATGATCTGCAGATaatcaatcgtacacaatacaaacataatcttaaatcaattaacggtaaactgagtagggaaaccttaccttatcactaatccatgaaaatgcatccaacaaTTAGCCAAGCATGACTCCGGGATGCATCCTACAAACAaaaaccatatcctattacaagGCTACCCCAGAAGCCTACTGAAAGACGACAACAAAACAACGACTTACCTAGCGTTTCGAACCGACGACGACAACGATGACATCCTTACTTGCATACTTCATATGTAACCCAATCCCCTTCCAtggttagtgtctaggctagatgAGAGTGTAGGGAAAGGTGGGTGATAGGTGTGAGAGAGATATATATTAGGGTTAGAGAGAAatggaaccgtcgaaaatgaaataagactcacgaacttgcgttttataataacgcgtcaacaACGGCTATACTCGGTCTAGTactctcatactcgaccgagtaagccctGCTTGGTCGAGTGTTaccaccactcggccgagtggtcttAAACATCTTTTGCAAAAACATTAAAACATGGGTAGATGATCGTATCATTCCGGGTatatatacaataaataaagattcAATCATAAATCAATACAACCATTgtaacaatcaatcaatcaaatcgATTAAAACCAAAAAGcaattttgaaaaataaaaaatcataatttttaataaaaaaaccTGAAAGTCTATGAAAACGTCATAATTTGGCTTAAAAATGACGAAAAACACTATTGTAATATCAAAATCTGACACTCGGAAATGATGAACAGTAACATTCCACGAAGAGTGGCCGTGAACAGTACCTTTACGTGAATAGTGTTTCGTGAACAATAATTTTTTTCTTTAATCAAAATTAAAAACTgattaaacaatttaatcaccTAATCAAATTAAGGTTTGTTACGTATCTAATCTAATTAGATCCAACAAAATTGGGGATTTTAAGATAGTCTTAAAATAGCCATCTAACAAGAAATTAGGGGCtttattaaaatcaattaaattaagATTCTATTTAATCGAATTAGAGGAATACATCATAATATCAAATATTACGGTACaagtcaacatttattatgataCAATCCttaatttaatactccctccgtaccgcaccaaaggtaacgtagggaaaaatggagtatttaagaaaaagtggaaaaagtaagggtaaagagggaataaATAGGTGGGGGTATGTAATTGAgtgtttaattgtgggttggtaggtggggtatgtagtgGCATTTTGTATAAATATCAAATGGTTATAAGGATAACTttgtaatgttgtgggccaattaaggaatgttacctttggtgtggtacgtccgtttatagtaagtgttatctttggtgtggtacggagggagtatttaacAACATACAACAGTTGCATTAATTGAACTAATTCAATTTCAAAGCTCCAATCTTTCAATCATAGAACAAACACATGTATAAAACAATTATATATTAAGGAGCAAGCTTTTAATCTAATACTTAACAATacatgttcgctctgataccactgaagGGATCTGTAACGATTTTCAACAGATTTGAATTAGAGAATTCCCAAGATCTCATGCATGTTAAGTATTAAGATTACATAAAGAGGTGATTAGCAAACTTACTTGGATGCGGAAGAATTCCAATAATATGCTAATAATAAGAAGTATAATAAAACCCAAATCAGAGCTCCTtgaatagtactccctccaatccaatccaaactacccacTTGCTTTTGGGTTGTCTTCAAGGCGACACTTTGACCGCATTTttcttcctttgtatatattttttttttttgcaaaaaatataatttataaaagatATTTTCATAATACAACTAAATATGTAAATTTTATCGTTCAAAGTTTTATATTTTTCTATGGATTAACTGTCAAACTTTTCAAAGTTTGACCTCCAAAAAGCAAgtgggtagtttggattggattggagggagtaatataatctgtgagaccgtctcacaataacgccccaagtgttgcgcctctaccTGTATCCATACAATATGCGTATATATGCTAGTACAAATTTAAGGGCaattttattctttctttctctcttgaGGTTTTGTCTTTCAGAAAAAAAGTTATCTGTAAACATCTCCCCTTATATCTCTATATATAGGGAGTTCAAGGAGAATCCTAGACTATCTAGGATTAGGAAAGTCTAATATAATAATCTTTAATTAATCTTATTACCTTTATAATTAATCTATATTAACTATAATATTGCCCAAAGCACATCTAGTGTGTGACCCTGTAGGACCGACTAAGACTACCCGAATCCTAACTCATTTAGGACTCAAACTATAAGTGACTCCTAGTAGAACATTGTAGCCATATAGAATTAATTGGTTATAAAATATTCTGGAAATATGGGCACACTAACTCCTTCACAACTACCCCATGTCGTACCTCATCCATCGAGTGAACACCGACCTCGTGTTGAGAGACATGCACGAGGCGGCCTATAAACAAGGAGTACGACCCACCCATCGTCCTAGCTTTTAGTCCGAGGACGGAGACACCACTGGAATTTTTAAAGCCTATGGTATCCAACCATCCGATTGGGTTAGCAACATCCCTTTTGGTGTGGGACACTTGTGTGACCCATGGATGGGTGATGCCGAAATCTACTTTGGCAACATCTACCAAGGAGCTGGAAGCAGGGCGTAAACATCCGGGGCGGCGGAAGGCATGGACCACAATGGCGGTTGGGAGGAGGTGGTACGTAGGGGAAaggatgaagaggaagaagaataGGAAGAGGAGGACGATAAGGAGAGGGAGAAAGTGGGAAGTGAAGGCAAAGCGGTGAAGAACCGGTCTGGGTGGGAAAAATGGGTGACGGGCATCGTCAAGAAGAGGAAGCCCTCCGAGTAGTGGTGAAAAAGTGACTCGGAACTCCATGAGACATTTCCTTCTTTATCGTTTGAACTTTGAACAATTTATTTCTTTCTGCTGTAAACCCGGCCATAAGGCCAAAACTAGTAGACGTTGTATGATAGGATGGTGTAGTGATCACCATTGGGACTGAATTGCATGTATACGTGACAGTAGATAAGCTCATATGCCATTAATAACTAAAATAAAGACTGCCCAGTTGTACTTAGTCGAGTGCCctatccactcgaccgagtagaggtcTACCCGACCGAGTGAGCCTcctcactcgactgagtggactgTGGACAGAATCTGGAAACCTCCTGAATTTTTTTTGTACTCGACCAAATAAGCAcatacactcggccgagtggcacccatattcggccgagtagtgtAGAATTGACCATTGTTTCGAGCTTTTGACTTATTACGAGGTATATGACCTTGATTTTTGGACTATACCGACTTCCTAATAGTCGAACGACCATAGGAACCCTATACGGTAGACTATTATGAATTATTTACGTTTGATTTCATTGCTTATTTGCGTAGTGTGCAAGTGTAATCAGGTTTACAAGTGCTTGAGTGATAGCATAGAGTATATGACAACAATATACGACATGTATGCCTTCCGTGATAGTAGTTGGATAAGTTAAACGATAATGACAAATACATGTTACATGGCAAGTGTTAAACCCATGAACAATATAGTGACAATGATAAATAGGAATGCTAGTACGAAACGATGGCGGTTTGATACTGTATATGAATGATATAATGAGTATAAAGGGTATTTGGGTCTAGTCATGTAGTGTCTACTACGTCGCAAGACCATATGTTAATCATATACATATATAAATCTCACTGTGTAGATTTAGACATAGTTGCCATGAATGACATACGGATATAGTCAAGCGAGTCGGGATCCTTTGTGAGCACAATAGTTTGACATAGGGGTAGGTTACCTGGAAAGTGTCATCTAAGACTAGTGgtgaacttcaggacgaagttctcttttagggggagtgcaTGTAACAATCGAGAGTCAAAACAAGCATGATATACATGTGAGTACAAGAGAGCGAGTTTTATACGTGTATGGATGTATGCGGAGGACcatcagagagagagagagagagacgagAGTGATACAGGAATTATAAGAGAAAGTCGGAATTGGTAAGGAGATGAGAGGAGACTCAAGGGAAAGTTAGGAAAGGGGAGTGtgtggcgaacttcggggacgaagttcatttttaaggagggaagactgtaatacccggatattttGGGACCCACAAAGGACCTTGGGAGCAAAGAATGATTGTACACTAGACCAAGTGAGAtctaaactagacctagtagatTCCCACTGGATCGAGTAGAACATCCAGCGGATCGAGTGgctagtactcggtcgagtaaggcatatactcgaccgagtgagtgacactcggtcgagtgaacctgtCACTAGATCGAGTGGCACTGTGCAGTACACGATAAATGATATTTCAGGATTACACCTTATCCTATCTAAATCATTTCATGCTCCTTTCTTCTTACTCTAAACTCCCTCCCCTCTCTCTAGATGCTCCATAAATCTCTCTTATGACCTTCAAGCATGGATTTAAGATGGAACATCCCTCCTAAtccccgatctacctttgtaagtcgaAATCCCACCTTTCTCCTTTGTCTTGTGTTAATCTCAATTTTGAGGGTTTTACTAGGGGGAGATTAATTAGTGATTAACTTATGTAATATGGGTAATAAGTGACTTGTAATAAAGGGTTTCATATTGTATTATAGTGTAGAATGCATTGTGATAGTGTTATATGATTTGTTTAGGATGAGATGGTTTTATGAGACGGTTTCGTGAGACGGAATTGAGGAGCCCGTGAAGAATgcgaaaaggtaggtttatcctactcggtttcaatattttaTGTGCATATTTGTGTGTGTTTCCTCACTATTGTATTTGTGAGTCGATTGGTATACCGTGTTGGTATTTGAGGGATTGTTATTCATAACATGTTGGGATTGAATTCATAATTCGGTCATATGCTTAGTGTTGTATTCCATTTGTCATGTGTGGttattgttgtgttgtgttggaggtcTTTTGTGGTGGTACttggttattgaggagacgtaagacggttgggaaaccgtcttacgctcgggtcgcctcttggaACTTCCCACTCAAacagggatgtgcacattaatggcttgagatAGGAGGGACttgttgtaatacccgccctgtttaaggacccTTTGACCGATCTTTTGACCATGAAAGACCTAAGAAGGGGATAAGTGAGAGGATAAGAGACTTATGtagtgtttactcgacctagtatggaCTACTCGGCTGAGTGGTGGTAACACTCGACCGGGTaaggcttactcggtcgagtatgagagtactcgaccgagtatagccgttgttgacgcgttattataaaacgcaag
Encoded here:
- the LOC141601862 gene encoding uncharacterized protein LOC141601862: MNLTHKCSFKGVNSKVSSEYLAEKYFEEWRENPGWELDKFVKNIAKTLGVKISYHQAWSTRVRARFMINGDGAEEYGRLWEYANALRTYNPGSTVIVVVDNVENPPLIFKRMYVCFKACKVGFLAGCRPLIGVDGCHLKGSYPGMILFAVSMDANNNIYHVAWAVVEVENNQSRTWFLTLLMENLEKVDGLLEALNRVTPKAEIRFYVRHIWANFKLQWPGGFFKESFWKTARTTSLVEFKRELAGIKYLNADAYTYLNAIPPKH